Proteins co-encoded in one Ralstonia sp. RRA genomic window:
- a CDS encoding exodeoxyribonuclease V subunit beta, translating into MNDHAYERDGASVSPEDFSRAACDPLRSVVVEACAGSGKTWLLVTRMLRLLLAGAAPSDILAITFTRKAAEEMRQRLLDILAQLASADDEGVVRELIARTVDEREAPLLIASARGLYARVLESPQRMAIDTFHGWFGSLLRGAPLSSGVPQGASLREDAGRLRREAWAPFWRGLLAEDHAELRAVYETLADLVGDFQAGRLLDAMFHQRSDWWAYKAQAGAHPLNPLDDLLGEDAHTDPLIEALQNQTLLADVLRISGWLGQGGATEGKRATQIEMAATTARSIDVSDKSARKQAFDDLFGAFHTQAGKARACKPTKALVKAIGDDQAQTLIALHTTVCEALTVYQARRQEMHVRAVNAALFTLGDALIDRYQAYKRQARAMDFTDLEWEAARLMQDEDTAAYLQVRLDARYKHLLLDEFQDTNPMQWRILQGWLAGYAGTGTQPSVFLVGDPKQSIYRFRRADARLFDAAREMLVADFNATVLRTNRTRRNAPAVLEWVNAVFLQARARGDYRIYAEQSTAVNAPIGQALLLPLVPVPEAAEADGATPRDTLTEPREEAGDSQRYDEGRQVAACLRALHAGERIRENGVERPVRWSDFQLLVRRKRYLADYERALRDGGVPYVSPRRGGLLATLEALDLCALLDFLMTPQADLSLAHVLRSPIFVASDDDLIRLAQAVDGTWWARLSMLAQQAETAPALRHAHRMLSRWLAVAPTLPVHDLLDHIVYTGELKRRYAECAPAANREQVLANLDAFLKLALDLDGGRYPSLPKFMAELRAIRQGDEDESPDEGMQSDAAEAPDAIDAELASEGLDAAQILTVHASKGLEAPFVVLLDTHHSDTRADNAGILIDWPPGAEAPTHFSAFGKTAERGRARDPLFKQEESLAERENWNLLYVAMTRARQALIVSGVANKRDASAAQATDEGDVPDVDGTASWYTLLATAGVASPAPVLGVAANTEVFAAEAEVVSYHDFRAPLTVAVRVGSAVAQADGAADPVFDQGAVAQGELLHAVLERLTRRGAPERAPDAATIARWFGATGVTEADAARAAEAVHRMLAAKALTHVFDPAHFDVAHNEIELFSPDGALLRIDRLIERGDDILVVDYKLRLLPVERAAYADQLRSYAAAVTPMYPGRTVRAGVATAQGEWIDLESLQASLRKPAQSSHDDSQGALF; encoded by the coding sequence ATGAATGACCACGCTTACGAACGCGACGGCGCCTCCGTTTCCCCCGAAGATTTCTCGCGCGCTGCGTGTGATCCGCTGCGCTCGGTTGTGGTGGAGGCCTGCGCGGGCAGCGGCAAGACATGGTTGCTGGTGACGCGCATGCTGCGCCTGCTGCTGGCCGGTGCGGCACCGTCGGACATTCTCGCCATTACGTTCACACGCAAGGCAGCCGAAGAGATGCGCCAGCGCTTGCTGGACATCCTCGCGCAATTGGCCAGTGCGGATGATGAGGGCGTTGTGCGTGAGCTGATCGCCCGCACTGTCGACGAGCGTGAGGCCCCACTGTTGATCGCGTCGGCGCGCGGGTTGTATGCGCGCGTGTTGGAATCGCCGCAGCGCATGGCGATCGATACATTCCACGGTTGGTTTGGTTCGTTGCTGCGTGGCGCGCCGTTGTCGTCCGGCGTGCCGCAGGGGGCATCGCTGCGTGAAGATGCCGGTCGGTTGCGCCGTGAAGCCTGGGCGCCGTTCTGGCGCGGCCTGCTGGCGGAAGATCACGCCGAGCTGCGCGCCGTGTACGAGACGCTTGCGGACTTGGTGGGTGACTTTCAGGCGGGGCGACTGCTTGACGCCATGTTCCATCAGCGCAGCGACTGGTGGGCCTACAAGGCGCAAGCTGGCGCGCACCCGCTGAACCCGCTCGATGACCTGCTCGGCGAAGACGCACATACCGATCCGCTGATCGAAGCGTTGCAAAACCAAACCTTGCTGGCCGACGTGCTGCGCATATCCGGCTGGTTAGGGCAGGGCGGCGCCACCGAGGGCAAACGTGCGACGCAGATTGAAATGGCAGCCACGACTGCACGTTCGATCGATGTGTCGGATAAATCCGCCCGCAAACAGGCTTTCGATGACCTGTTCGGCGCGTTCCATACGCAAGCCGGCAAGGCGCGCGCCTGCAAGCCGACCAAGGCGCTCGTCAAGGCGATTGGCGATGATCAGGCGCAGACCTTGATTGCCCTGCACACCACTGTGTGCGAAGCGCTGACTGTCTATCAGGCACGCCGCCAGGAAATGCACGTGCGCGCCGTCAACGCGGCGTTGTTCACCTTGGGCGATGCGCTCATCGATCGCTATCAGGCCTACAAGCGCCAGGCGCGCGCGATGGACTTCACCGACCTGGAATGGGAAGCCGCCCGCCTGATGCAGGACGAAGACACGGCGGCTTACCTGCAGGTGCGACTCGATGCGCGCTACAAGCATCTGCTGCTCGACGAGTTTCAGGACACGAACCCGATGCAGTGGCGCATTCTGCAAGGCTGGCTTGCCGGCTATGCGGGTACGGGCACGCAACCGAGCGTGTTCCTGGTGGGGGATCCGAAGCAGTCGATCTATCGTTTTCGTCGTGCGGATGCGCGCTTGTTTGACGCCGCGCGCGAGATGCTCGTCGCGGACTTCAACGCCACCGTGCTGCGCACCAACCGGACGCGCCGTAATGCACCGGCCGTGCTGGAGTGGGTGAACGCCGTGTTCCTGCAGGCGCGTGCGCGCGGTGACTATCGGATCTACGCGGAGCAAAGCACGGCAGTCAATGCACCCATCGGGCAGGCGCTCCTGCTGCCGCTGGTGCCTGTGCCTGAAGCGGCAGAAGCCGATGGGGCCACGCCGCGCGACACGCTCACCGAACCGCGCGAAGAGGCTGGTGACTCCCAGCGCTACGACGAGGGCCGGCAAGTGGCCGCTTGCCTACGCGCACTGCACGCCGGAGAGCGCATCCGCGAGAACGGCGTCGAACGCCCCGTGCGGTGGAGCGATTTCCAATTGCTTGTTCGCCGCAAGCGCTATCTGGCCGACTATGAACGCGCGCTGCGCGATGGCGGTGTGCCGTATGTGAGCCCGCGCAGGGGCGGCCTGCTGGCAACGCTCGAAGCGCTGGATCTGTGTGCGCTGCTGGACTTCTTGATGACACCGCAAGCCGATCTGTCGCTCGCGCACGTGTTGCGCAGCCCGATCTTTGTGGCGTCTGATGACGATTTGATCCGGCTCGCGCAGGCAGTCGATGGAACGTGGTGGGCCCGCCTGAGCATGCTGGCACAGCAAGCCGAGACTGCCCCAGCGTTGCGACATGCGCATCGTATGCTGTCACGCTGGTTGGCAGTGGCGCCCACGCTGCCGGTGCACGATCTGCTTGACCACATCGTCTACACCGGCGAGCTTAAGCGCCGTTACGCCGAATGTGCACCCGCCGCCAATCGCGAACAGGTGCTTGCCAACCTTGATGCATTCCTCAAGCTCGCGCTCGACCTCGACGGTGGCCGCTACCCGAGCCTGCCCAAGTTCATGGCCGAGCTGCGCGCCATCCGTCAGGGCGATGAAGATGAAAGCCCCGACGAAGGTATGCAGAGCGATGCCGCTGAAGCGCCTGATGCCATCGACGCCGAACTCGCGAGCGAAGGCCTGGATGCCGCGCAGATCTTGACTGTGCACGCATCGAAAGGGTTGGAGGCGCCGTTCGTGGTGCTGCTCGACACCCACCACAGCGACACGCGCGCCGACAATGCCGGCATTCTGATCGACTGGCCGCCGGGTGCCGAGGCGCCCACGCATTTCTCCGCCTTCGGCAAGACGGCTGAACGCGGTCGTGCACGCGACCCGTTGTTCAAGCAGGAAGAATCGCTTGCCGAGCGCGAAAACTGGAATCTGCTGTACGTGGCAATGACGCGCGCGCGGCAGGCGTTGATTGTTTCCGGCGTGGCCAACAAGCGCGACGCGTCTGCCGCACAGGCGACGGACGAGGGCGACGTGCCCGACGTGGACGGCACCGCAAGCTGGTACACGTTGCTGGCAACGGCGGGTGTGGCTTCACCCGCACCGGTGCTGGGGGTAGCCGCCAATACGGAGGTCTTCGCCGCTGAGGCCGAGGTTGTCTCGTATCACGATTTCCGCGCGCCGCTCACGGTCGCGGTGCGTGTCGGTAGCGCCGTCGCGCAGGCGGACGGCGCCGCCGATCCTGTGTTCGATCAGGGTGCTGTCGCGCAGGGCGAATTGCTGCACGCCGTGCTGGAACGCCTGACACGCCGTGGCGCGCCCGAGCGGGCACCGGACGCGGCAACCATCGCGCGCTGGTTCGGTGCAACCGGCGTGACGGAAGCCGATGCCGCGCGCGCTGCCGAAGCCGTGCACCGCATGCTAGCTGCCAAAGCCCTGACGCACGTGTTCGACCCCGCGCACTTCGACGTGGCCCACAACGAAATCGAACTGTTCAGCCCCGACGGCGCATTGCTGCGCATCGATCGCTTGATCGAGCGCGGTGATGACATCCTCGTGGTGGACTACAAGTTGCGTCTCCTGCCGGTCGAGCGTGCTGCCTATGCTGACCAGTTGCGCAGCTACGCGGCCGCCGTCACGCCGATGTATCCGGGCCGCACGGTGCGAGCAGGCGTGGCGACTGCGCAGGGTGAATGGATTGATTTGGAGTCGCTGCAGGCGTCACTACGCAAGCCAGCACAGTCGTCACATGACGATAGCCAAGGCGCACTGTTCTGA
- the recR gene encoding recombination mediator RecR — protein sequence MTRGGSGTPSALQMLVEALRVLPGVGPKSAQRMAYYLLQHDRDGAERLAQALSEATESIQHCSRCNTFTEQEVCETCLDSRRDASVLCVVETPADQMMIEQTLTYRGQYFVLMGRLSPLDNIGPKEIHLERLLARATDPALGGPCTEVILATNFTSEGEATAHYIGEMLKARGIKATRLARGVPVGGELEYVDAGTIARAVLDRRQL from the coding sequence ATGACGCGCGGTGGTTCGGGCACGCCATCGGCGCTGCAGATGCTGGTCGAGGCATTGCGTGTGCTGCCGGGCGTGGGCCCCAAGTCTGCGCAGCGCATGGCGTACTACCTGCTGCAGCATGATCGCGATGGTGCCGAACGTCTGGCGCAGGCGCTGAGCGAGGCCACCGAATCGATCCAGCACTGCAGCCGCTGCAACACCTTTACCGAGCAGGAAGTCTGCGAAACCTGCCTGGACTCGCGTCGCGATGCGTCCGTGCTGTGCGTGGTGGAAACGCCCGCCGATCAGATGATGATCGAGCAGACACTCACGTATCGCGGCCAGTATTTCGTGCTGATGGGGCGGCTCTCGCCGCTGGACAACATCGGCCCCAAGGAGATCCACCTCGAACGCCTGCTGGCCCGCGCGACCGATCCTGCGCTGGGCGGGCCGTGTACCGAGGTTATCCTCGCCACCAACTTCACCAGCGAAGGCGAGGCCACCGCACACTACATCGGCGAGATGCTCAAGGCGCGCGGCATCAAGGCGACGCGTCTGGCGCGTGGCGTGCCGGTGGGTGGCGAGCTGGAATATGTCGACGCGGGCACCATCGCCCGCGCGGTGCTGGATCGGCGCCAGCTCTGA
- a CDS encoding DNA polymerase III subunit gamma/tau: MSYQVLARKWRPRDFTTLVGQEHVVRALTHALEQQRLHHAYLFTGTRGVGKTTLSRILAKSLNCVGADGQGGITAQPCGVCRACTEIDAGRFVDYIEMDAASNRGVDEMAQLLDRAVYAPTVGRFKVYMIDEVHMLTNHAFNAMLKTLEEPPEHVKFILATTDPQKIPVTVLSRCLQFNLKQMPPGHIVSHLDRILGEEHIAHEANALRLLAAAAQGSMRDALSLTDQAIAYSAGEVSEAAVRGMLGAIDQSYLVRLLDALADENGAGLVEIADEMAGRSLSFSGALQDLASLLQKIALAQVVPGAVQDDWPEADDVRRLAERFDAQSVQLFYQFANLGRNELALAPDEYAGFTMTLLRMLAFQPGQSGGDATPPSGGGGKRVVSLPAASVPAASPRPTMAASAPAVAPVAQTTSVARPEPVVEAPRATYQVSPPAPAAVAPAVETPAAAPNSAPARRSPAMEALAAARQASSRGRGGASAPVATPVAAPAPVARPVAAAGPRPNPVAAPASPPPRREPPVASAASPDDGPPPWDEMPGEFASPSLEEIDAAFAGWDSASSARPGASAPAARSAPVESPVAAPVPVPAKPAEPEPVVAATPPDLSASSLTTFDGDWPKLAAGLPMRGLAQQLAHQSELVAVEGVTVRLRVPLPALTEAGVVERLEAALTEHFGTPIRVACDIGAARATAAAADAELRAQRQRDAEDAIAANPFVQALVRDFAAQVVPGSIQPHAH; encoded by the coding sequence ATGAGTTATCAAGTGCTCGCCCGCAAGTGGCGCCCTCGCGATTTCACCACGCTCGTCGGTCAAGAGCACGTGGTGCGCGCGCTCACGCATGCGCTCGAACAGCAGCGCCTGCACCATGCCTACCTCTTCACGGGGACGCGCGGTGTCGGCAAGACCACGCTGTCGCGCATTCTCGCCAAATCGCTCAACTGCGTCGGTGCAGACGGGCAGGGCGGTATCACCGCGCAGCCGTGCGGCGTGTGCCGTGCCTGTACGGAGATCGATGCCGGGCGTTTTGTCGATTACATCGAGATGGATGCTGCGTCCAATCGTGGTGTCGACGAGATGGCCCAGCTGCTCGACCGCGCGGTCTATGCCCCGACGGTTGGTCGCTTCAAGGTCTACATGATCGACGAAGTGCACATGCTGACCAACCACGCCTTCAACGCGATGCTGAAGACGCTGGAAGAGCCGCCGGAGCACGTCAAGTTCATTCTCGCGACCACCGACCCGCAGAAGATTCCGGTGACGGTGCTGTCGCGCTGCCTGCAGTTCAACCTCAAGCAGATGCCGCCGGGGCACATCGTGTCCCACCTCGATCGCATCCTCGGTGAAGAGCACATCGCCCACGAAGCGAATGCGCTGCGCCTGCTGGCTGCCGCTGCGCAGGGTTCGATGCGTGATGCGCTGTCGCTCACGGATCAGGCCATCGCCTACAGCGCCGGCGAGGTGAGTGAAGCTGCCGTGCGCGGCATGCTCGGTGCGATTGACCAGAGCTACCTCGTGCGCCTGCTCGACGCACTGGCCGACGAGAACGGCGCAGGGCTCGTCGAGATTGCTGATGAGATGGCGGGGCGCAGCCTGAGCTTCTCGGGTGCGTTGCAGGATCTGGCGTCGTTGCTGCAAAAGATTGCGCTGGCGCAGGTCGTGCCGGGTGCCGTGCAGGACGATTGGCCTGAAGCTGATGATGTGCGCCGGCTTGCCGAGCGCTTCGACGCACAGTCGGTGCAACTGTTCTATCAGTTTGCCAACCTAGGCCGCAATGAGCTGGCCTTGGCACCTGACGAATACGCTGGCTTCACGATGACGCTGCTGCGCATGCTGGCGTTCCAGCCCGGGCAATCGGGCGGGGACGCGACGCCGCCCTCGGGTGGTGGCGGCAAGCGGGTAGTGTCGTTGCCGGCGGCGAGTGTGCCGGCTGCATCCCCACGTCCGACCATGGCGGCGAGTGCGCCCGCAGTGGCACCGGTTGCGCAGACGACGTCTGTGGCGCGCCCGGAGCCGGTGGTTGAGGCGCCGCGCGCAACGTATCAAGTGTCCCCGCCTGCGCCTGCAGCCGTGGCGCCAGCGGTTGAAACGCCGGCTGCGGCGCCCAACAGTGCACCGGCGCGCCGTTCGCCGGCCATGGAGGCACTGGCTGCCGCCCGTCAGGCATCGAGCCGCGGTCGTGGCGGCGCCTCGGCACCAGTTGCGACGCCAGTGGCTGCTCCTGCGCCAGTCGCGCGTCCTGTTGCTGCCGCGGGGCCGCGCCCGAATCCGGTGGCTGCCCCTGCGTCGCCACCACCGCGTCGTGAGCCGCCGGTTGCATCGGCCGCATCGCCCGACGATGGCCCACCGCCATGGGATGAAATGCCCGGCGAGTTTGCATCGCCGTCGCTGGAGGAGATCGATGCCGCGTTTGCAGGCTGGGATTCGGCTTCGAGTGCGCGTCCTGGCGCTTCGGCGCCGGCTGCACGTTCTGCGCCGGTCGAATCACCCGTTGCTGCTCCGGTGCCGGTGCCAGCCAAACCTGCTGAGCCGGAGCCGGTGGTTGCCGCCACGCCCCCCGACCTGAGTGCAAGCAGCCTCACCACGTTTGATGGTGACTGGCCCAAGCTCGCGGCTGGCCTGCCAATGCGTGGTCTGGCCCAGCAGCTTGCGCACCAGAGTGAACTGGTGGCAGTGGAGGGCGTCACTGTGCGTTTGCGCGTACCGCTGCCGGCATTGACCGAAGCCGGTGTCGTGGAGCGGCTGGAAGCCGCACTGACGGAGCACTTCGGCACGCCGATACGCGTCGCGTGCGATATCGGCGCTGCGCGTGCGACAGCTGCCGCCGCCGATGCTGAGCTGCGCGCCCAACGCCAGCGCGATGCTGAAGATGCCATCGCTGCCAACCCGTTTGTGCAGGCGCTGGTGCGGGACTTTGCCGCGCAGGTCGTCCCGGGTTCGATCCAGCCGCACGCACACTGA
- a CDS encoding antibiotic biosynthesis monooxygenase yields the protein MVLESALLHVKPGQEAAFEAAFGEARHIIGAMQGFISLTLSRCVEKPSDYLLLVQWQTLEDHTVGFRQSAEYQRWRALLHHFYDPMPEVLHHTLVWEQA from the coding sequence ATGGTGCTGGAATCTGCGCTGCTGCACGTCAAGCCTGGCCAGGAAGCCGCCTTCGAGGCGGCGTTTGGCGAGGCCCGCCACATCATCGGTGCGATGCAGGGCTTCATTTCGCTGACGCTGTCGCGCTGCGTGGAAAAGCCCAGCGATTACCTGTTGCTGGTGCAGTGGCAGACGCTGGAAGACCACACCGTTGGTTTCCGGCAGTCGGCCGAGTACCAGCGCTGGCGCGCACTGCTGCATCACTTCTACGATCCGATGCCGGAAGTGCTGCACCACACGCTGGTTTGGGAGCAGGCATGA
- a CDS encoding YbaB/EbfC family nucleoid-associated protein encodes MMKGQIAGLMKQAQQMQENMKKAQEQLALIEVEGVSGAGLVKVVMTCKNDVKRVSIDPSLVAEGEDKELLEDLVAAAFNDAVRKAEATTQEKMGSLTSGLGGMASMLPPGFKLPF; translated from the coding sequence ATGATGAAAGGCCAGATCGCCGGGCTGATGAAGCAAGCCCAGCAGATGCAGGAAAACATGAAGAAGGCGCAGGAACAACTCGCCCTCATCGAGGTGGAAGGCGTGTCTGGCGCTGGCCTCGTGAAGGTGGTGATGACCTGCAAGAATGACGTGAAGCGTGTGTCGATCGACCCGAGCCTGGTGGCAGAAGGCGAAGACAAGGAATTGCTGGAAGACCTGGTCGCCGCCGCGTTCAACGACGCTGTGCGCAAGGCCGAGGCCACCACGCAAGAGAAGATGGGCTCGCTCACGTCGGGTCTGGGTGGCATGGCAAGCATGTTGCCGCCGGGCTTCAAGCTGCCGTTCTAA